In one Eulemur rufifrons isolate Redbay chromosome 14, OSU_ERuf_1, whole genome shotgun sequence genomic region, the following are encoded:
- the UBFD1 gene encoding ubiquitin domain-containing protein UBFD1 isoform X3, with protein MAAAGAPDGMEEPGMDTEAETVATEAPARPLNCVEAEAVAGAAAEDSCAARGILQPAPAQPPGDPAAQASVSNGEDAGGGAGRELVDLKIIWNKTKHDVKFPLDSTGSELKQKIHSITGLPPAMQKVMYKGLVPEDKTLREIKVTSGAKIMVVGSTINDVLAVNTPKDAAQQDAKAEENKKEPLCRQKQHRKVLDKGKPEDVMPSVKGAQERLPAVPLSGMYNKSGGKVRLTFKLEQDQLWIGTKERTEKLPMGSIKNVVSEPIEGHEDYHMMAFQLGPTEASYYWVYWVPTQYVDAIKDTVLGKWQYF; from the exons ATGGCGGCGGCCGGGGCCCCGGATG GCATGGAGGAACCTGGCATGGACACGGAGGCCGAGACGGTGGCGACCGAGGCGCCCGCGCGGCCCCTCAACTGCGTGGAGGCCGAAGCCGTGGCGGGGGCGGCGGCCGAGGACTCTTGCGCCGCGCGAGGCATCCTGCAGCcggccccggcccagccccctGGGGACCCCGCGGCCCAGGCCTCGGTCAGCAATGGCGAGGACGCGGGCGGCGGCGCAGGCAGGGAGCTGGTGGATCTGAAGATCATCTGGAATAAGACCAAGCACGACGTGAAGTTCCCCTTAGACAGCACAGGTTCCGAGCTAAAACAGAAGATTCACTCGATTACAG GTCTCCCTCCTGCCATGCAGAAAGTCATGTATAAGGGACTCGTCCCCGAGGATAAGACATTGAGAGAGATAAAAGTGACCAGTGGGGCCAAGATCATGGTGGTTGGCTCCACGATAAATGATGTTTTAGCAGTAAACACGCCCAAAGACGCTGCGCAACAGGATGCAAAGGCCGAAGAGAACAAGAAGGAGCCTCTCTGCAGGCAGAAA CAACACAGGAAAGTGTTGGATAAAGGCAAGCCTGAAGATGTGATGCCGTCTGTTAAGGGTGCCCAG GAGCGCCTGCCGGCGGTACCCTTGTCTGGCATGTACAATAAGTCCGGAGGAAAAGTGAGACTCACCTTTAAGCTAGAGCAAGACCAGCTGTGGATCGGCACTAAAG AGCGGACTGAGAAATTGCCCATGGGCTCCATTAAAAATGTGGTCAGTGAACCTATCGAAGGACATGAAGACTACCATATGATG GCGTTTCAGTTGGGCCCCACAGAAGCCTCTTACTACTGGGTGTACTGGGTTCCAACTCAATATGTGGATGCAATCAAAGACACTGTGCTGGGGAAATGGCAGTATTTTTGA
- the UBFD1 gene encoding ubiquitin domain-containing protein UBFD1 isoform X1 codes for MAAAGAPDGMEEPGMDTEAETVATEAPARPLNCVEAEAVAGAAAEDSCAARGILQPAPAQPPGDPAAQASVSNGEDAGGGAGRELVDLKIIWNKTKHDVKFPLDSTGSELKQKIHSITGLPPAMQKVMYKGLVPEDKTLREIKVTSGAKIMVVGSTINDVLAVNTPKDAAQQDAKAEENKKEPLCRQKQHRKVLDKGKPEDVMPSVKGAQERLPAVPLSGMYNKSGGKVRLTFKLEQDQLWIGTKDSWREPNMPNSPVSGQHCRYSVFESGLRNCPWAPLKMWSVNLSKDMKTTI; via the exons ATGGCGGCGGCCGGGGCCCCGGATG GCATGGAGGAACCTGGCATGGACACGGAGGCCGAGACGGTGGCGACCGAGGCGCCCGCGCGGCCCCTCAACTGCGTGGAGGCCGAAGCCGTGGCGGGGGCGGCGGCCGAGGACTCTTGCGCCGCGCGAGGCATCCTGCAGCcggccccggcccagccccctGGGGACCCCGCGGCCCAGGCCTCGGTCAGCAATGGCGAGGACGCGGGCGGCGGCGCAGGCAGGGAGCTGGTGGATCTGAAGATCATCTGGAATAAGACCAAGCACGACGTGAAGTTCCCCTTAGACAGCACAGGTTCCGAGCTAAAACAGAAGATTCACTCGATTACAG GTCTCCCTCCTGCCATGCAGAAAGTCATGTATAAGGGACTCGTCCCCGAGGATAAGACATTGAGAGAGATAAAAGTGACCAGTGGGGCCAAGATCATGGTGGTTGGCTCCACGATAAATGATGTTTTAGCAGTAAACACGCCCAAAGACGCTGCGCAACAGGATGCAAAGGCCGAAGAGAACAAGAAGGAGCCTCTCTGCAGGCAGAAA CAACACAGGAAAGTGTTGGATAAAGGCAAGCCTGAAGATGTGATGCCGTCTGTTAAGGGTGCCCAG GAGCGCCTGCCGGCGGTACCCTTGTCTGGCATGTACAATAAGTCCGGAGGAAAAGTGAGACTCACCTTTAAGCTAGAGCAAGACCAGCTGTGGATCGGCACTAAAG ATTCCTGGAGGGAACCGAACATGCCTAATTCACCTGTTTCTGGCCAGCACTGTAGGTATTCAGTGTTCGAG AGCGGACTGAGAAATTGCCCATGGGCTCCATTAAAAATGTGGTCAGTGAACCTATCGAAGGACATGAAGACTACCATATGA
- the UBFD1 gene encoding ubiquitin domain-containing protein UBFD1 isoform X2 produces the protein MAAAGAPDGMEEPGMDTEAETVATEAPARPLNCVEAEAVAGAAAEDSCAARGILQPAPAQPPGDPAAQASVSNGEDAGGGAGRELVDLKIIWNKTKHDVKFPLDSTGSELKQKIHSITGLPPAMQKVMYKGLVPEDKTLREIKVTSGAKIMVVGSTINDVLAVNTPKDAAQQDAKAEENKKEPLCRQKQHRKVLDKGKPEDVMPSVKGAQERLPAVPLSGMYNKSGGKVRLTFKLEQDQLWIGTKERTEKLPMGSIKNVVSEPIEGHEDYHMMMLFL, from the exons ATGGCGGCGGCCGGGGCCCCGGATG GCATGGAGGAACCTGGCATGGACACGGAGGCCGAGACGGTGGCGACCGAGGCGCCCGCGCGGCCCCTCAACTGCGTGGAGGCCGAAGCCGTGGCGGGGGCGGCGGCCGAGGACTCTTGCGCCGCGCGAGGCATCCTGCAGCcggccccggcccagccccctGGGGACCCCGCGGCCCAGGCCTCGGTCAGCAATGGCGAGGACGCGGGCGGCGGCGCAGGCAGGGAGCTGGTGGATCTGAAGATCATCTGGAATAAGACCAAGCACGACGTGAAGTTCCCCTTAGACAGCACAGGTTCCGAGCTAAAACAGAAGATTCACTCGATTACAG GTCTCCCTCCTGCCATGCAGAAAGTCATGTATAAGGGACTCGTCCCCGAGGATAAGACATTGAGAGAGATAAAAGTGACCAGTGGGGCCAAGATCATGGTGGTTGGCTCCACGATAAATGATGTTTTAGCAGTAAACACGCCCAAAGACGCTGCGCAACAGGATGCAAAGGCCGAAGAGAACAAGAAGGAGCCTCTCTGCAGGCAGAAA CAACACAGGAAAGTGTTGGATAAAGGCAAGCCTGAAGATGTGATGCCGTCTGTTAAGGGTGCCCAG GAGCGCCTGCCGGCGGTACCCTTGTCTGGCATGTACAATAAGTCCGGAGGAAAAGTGAGACTCACCTTTAAGCTAGAGCAAGACCAGCTGTGGATCGGCACTAAAG AGCGGACTGAGAAATTGCCCATGGGCTCCATTAAAAATGTGGTCAGTGAACCTATCGAAGGACATGAAGACTACCATATGATG ATGCTGTTTCTCTAG